One window of the Lactobacillus sp. PV034 genome contains the following:
- a CDS encoding DUF6612 family protein, protein MRKKILTIAALATTLFIILGVSGCGKKSSSNNLPSAKSLITNNFNKGMKNGHFTTDIKSKELNENASLKGYFKDTSLINTDYSLTNKGKTQTESIWLTPDTMYLLLEQNKGKWIKTGASANNFDPEQVTRRFKPATFKSLNKAVAKSALVTVHTNTYQVAYSGTSSDVWKGIKNLIIDTLNTPGTQNMQVVQMINAGQPQNISVTYTFDKNTKALTSMTIKTNFTVNGSYDFNWNLKYDQLGQHADLAVPSDIQKNAADVSKQSK, encoded by the coding sequence ATGCGTAAAAAAATACTAACAATAGCAGCACTAGCAACTACCCTATTTATTATTTTGGGGGTTAGTGGCTGTGGCAAAAAATCTAGTTCTAATAATTTGCCAAGTGCAAAAAGTTTAATTACCAATAATTTCAACAAGGGTATGAAAAATGGGCATTTTACTACTGACATTAAGTCAAAAGAATTAAACGAAAATGCCTCATTAAAGGGTTATTTTAAAGACACTTCTTTAATCAATACTGATTACTCACTTACCAACAAGGGTAAAACCCAAACTGAATCTATTTGGTTAACCCCAGACACAATGTATTTATTGTTAGAACAAAATAAGGGTAAATGGATTAAAACTGGTGCCTCAGCTAATAATTTCGATCCTGAACAGGTTACTAGACGTTTCAAGCCAGCAACCTTTAAGTCACTTAATAAGGCTGTGGCAAAATCAGCTTTGGTTACTGTTCACACTAACACTTACCAAGTTGCTTATAGCGGCACTAGTAGCGACGTCTGGAAAGGCATTAAGAATTTAATCATTGATACTTTAAACACTCCCGGAACTCAAAATATGCAAGTGGTCCAAATGATTAATGCCGGTCAACCACAAAATATTTCTGTAACATACACTTTTGATAAAAATACTAAAGCCTTAACTAGTATGACCATTAAGACTAACTTCACAGTTAACGGCAGCTATGATTTCAACTGGAACTTAAAATACGATCAACTGGGGCAACATGCCGATCTCGCTGTTCCTTCTGACATCCAAAAAAATGCTGCAGATGTAAGTAAACAATCAAAATAA
- a CDS encoding LPXTG cell wall anchor domain-containing protein yields the protein MIKKETATGTPETVANNKVASVVIYQTEDGKVIKTDIKEQNPGEKVEFNVPEDYVPVDKLPEVTVNRDMSPIKVIVVKKETATGTPETVANNKVASVVIYKTKDGKVIKTDIKEQKPGEKVEFNVPEGYVPVDKLPEVTVSSDMSPITVIVAKKQTDTVPPTDTPAAKVASVVIYETKDGKVVKTDVREQEPGEKVEFNVPEGYTPVDKLPEVTVTSDMKPIVVYVTKATPEPSDPVQPSTVDPNPQPTPQPNPTPNEPTTPVSDLPDPVVSNSETPKTETAGIHATHKHDASSFIEDTPAKSSNLVAMDSSSNSNNEKDEETLPQTGSKSVAGVLLGSIFLAASLALGFVDKKKRN from the coding sequence GTGATTAAAAAGGAAACCGCCACTGGTACGCCTGAAACAGTTGCAAATAATAAGGTAGCTAGTGTAGTAATCTACCAAACTGAAGATGGTAAGGTAATTAAGACTGATATTAAGGAACAAAATCCAGGAGAAAAGGTAGAGTTCAACGTACCAGAAGACTATGTGCCAGTAGATAAGTTACCAGAAGTAACAGTAAATAGGGACATGAGTCCAATTAAGGTTATCGTGGTTAAGAAGGAAACCGCCACTGGTACTCCTGAAACAGTTGCAAACAATAAGGTAGCTAGTGTAGTAATTTACAAAACTAAAGATGGTAAGGTAATTAAGACTGATATTAAAGAACAAAAACCTGGAGAAAAGGTAGAATTTAACGTACCAGAAGGTTACGTGCCAGTAGATAAGTTACCAGAAGTAACAGTAAGTAGCGACATGTCTCCAATTACCGTTATTGTAGCTAAGAAGCAAACCGATACAGTACCACCAACAGATACTCCAGCAGCCAAAGTGGCTAGTGTAGTAATCTACGAGACTAAAGATGGTAAAGTAGTTAAGACTGATGTAAGGGAACAAGAACCCGGCGAAAAGGTAGAATTTAACGTTCCAGAAGGTTATACACCAGTTGATAAGTTACCAGAAGTAACAGTAACTAGTGACATGAAGCCAATTGTAGTTTATGTAACTAAAGCTACTCCTGAACCTTCAGATCCTGTTCAACCTTCAACAGTTGATCCAAATCCACAACCAACACCTCAACCAAATCCAACTCCAAATGAACCAACTACTCCAGTTTCAGATCTTCCAGATCCAGTAGTTTCAAACTCAGAAACGCCAAAAACTGAAACTGCAGGCATTCATGCTACTCATAAGCATGATGCAAGTTCATTTATCGAAGATACCCCAGCAAAATCTTCAAACTTGGTTGCAATGGATTCTTCATCAAATTCAAATAATGAAAAAGATGAAGAGACCCTTCCACAAACTGGAAGCAAGTCAGTGGCTGGTGTATTATTAGGTTCTATCTTCTTAGCAGCAAGTCTAGCATTAGGTTTTGTTGATAAAAAGAAAAGAAATTAA
- a CDS encoding YSIRK-type signal peptide-containing protein, translated as MKKQMLDKNARFAIRKLSIGAASVLISTSVYLGLRSNDVLAEVKSADEVSEVTNDTPDLNKDAVTDPTLASKASNETNETPKKTSQDATEQTITSAPVYTTQGQLPTLDINSLFTPDQLEQAQIDTEDPSTRLTWKQKPDVSKIGNTSGIANLSYPNYDADPTTNDQGEDVYPSKNVTVNVPVLVRKAEQEVSAGQVQNTLNIINSNNNSLVAHYEWVGAKAKNDDEETPIPNSDSVSEDITSMLQSLGFEMDEGSYFPGDITNFGTKNKVATLFVHPTSTTPTLTDTPYFTYANGENNIDNVNESPDPASYIGNLGALPVGTKIEWKVAPKYDFTKNEAGNYTNLEPTNDPSISVTIPGQKPIILDSISAVRDPQEPDTAPDNVSLKEIATLPDYGNGTLLIKSDNPVKLGEKVGSPLDYVTNLDQYLKSDNAPDNVQAFKDSFKWTVAPNTQQAGYTFGAFTYNDTTGNLILFKVNPIPLNNSKTITRTISFTGLPKNPDSVTQDVTYTQSGEQTYVDEPIAWKSDKNTWDEFGVPKVAGYTPDVTKIAPKDVNLND; from the coding sequence ATGAAAAAACAAATGTTGGATAAAAATGCTCGTTTTGCAATTAGAAAATTAAGTATTGGAGCCGCTTCAGTACTTATTTCTACTAGCGTTTACTTAGGTTTAAGAAGTAACGATGTATTGGCTGAAGTTAAGTCAGCAGATGAAGTTAGTGAAGTTACAAATGATACCCCTGATTTAAATAAGGACGCAGTAACAGACCCTACTTTAGCTTCAAAAGCTTCAAATGAAACGAACGAGACTCCTAAAAAGACTTCTCAAGATGCTACTGAACAAACTATCACTAGTGCTCCAGTATATACTACTCAAGGTCAACTACCTACTTTGGATATTAATTCATTATTTACACCAGATCAATTAGAACAAGCTCAAATTGATACTGAAGATCCAAGTACTCGTTTAACTTGGAAACAAAAACCAGATGTTTCAAAGATTGGTAATACTTCTGGTATCGCAAATTTAAGCTATCCAAATTACGATGCCGATCCTACAACTAATGATCAAGGTGAAGACGTATATCCATCAAAGAATGTCACTGTTAATGTACCAGTTTTAGTTAGAAAAGCTGAACAAGAAGTTAGTGCAGGTCAAGTTCAAAATACTTTAAATATTATTAACAGTAATAATAATTCTTTAGTGGCTCACTATGAATGGGTCGGAGCTAAGGCGAAGAATGACGATGAAGAAACCCCTATTCCAAATAGTGATTCTGTTTCTGAAGATATTACTAGTATGCTTCAATCCCTCGGTTTTGAAATGGATGAAGGCTCATACTTCCCAGGTGACATTACCAATTTTGGTACCAAGAACAAAGTAGCAACTTTATTTGTTCATCCTACTTCAACTACTCCAACTCTTACGGATACTCCATATTTCACTTATGCAAATGGTGAAAATAATATTGATAACGTTAATGAATCTCCAGATCCAGCAAGTTACATTGGAAATTTAGGTGCTTTACCAGTTGGAACTAAGATTGAATGGAAAGTAGCACCAAAGTATGATTTCACTAAAAATGAAGCTGGTAATTATACAAATCTTGAACCAACTAATGATCCAAGCATTAGTGTAACTATTCCAGGACAAAAGCCAATTATTTTGGATAGCATAAGTGCAGTAAGAGATCCCCAAGAACCAGATACTGCCCCTGATAACGTTTCTTTAAAAGAAATTGCAACTTTACCAGATTATGGCAATGGTACTTTATTGATTAAGTCAGATAACCCTGTCAAGCTTGGTGAAAAAGTTGGCTCTCCATTAGACTATGTAACCAACTTAGACCAATATTTGAAATCAGATAATGCACCTGATAATGTTCAAGCATTCAAGGATTCCTTTAAGTGGACAGTAGCACCAAATACTCAACAAGCTGGTTATACATTCGGTGCTTTTACTTATAATGACACTACTGGTAATTTGATCTTATTTAAGGTAAATCCAATTCCTTTAAATAATTCAAAGACTATTACAAGAACAATTAGTTTTACTGGTTTACCAAAAAATCCGGATTCAGTTACACAAGATGTAACTTATACTCAAAGTGGTGAACAAACTTATGTCGATGAACCAATTGCTTGGAAGTCAGATAAAAATACTTGGGATGAGTTTGGGGTTCCAAAAGTAGCTGGTTATACTCCAGATGTAACTAAGATTGCTCCTAAAGATGTAAACTTAAATGATTAA
- a CDS encoding PfkB family carbohydrate kinase — MIYIANLDANKEQIGEGTQIALVLKKLNLDSIVTGISIDAQKAKQALKQAKIESKFIEEKNTTIGQQELLDYLKDNLKMGDILVVAGKFVGIDPDFLIDLATVAAKNMVHTVVDVPYARVLDILPLHPLLVKPNRTELKAWYGKQDETLSIKDEIELAHDMVVQGADHVLLSLGKDGAAIVNLMHAYLAAAPEIEFKNNQGTGATILATFLAGMLKNHVPVRNLADSIAAASDTARKDDLTDFKEVAELQKLIMAEKITFEEAK; from the coding sequence ATGATATATATAGCTAATCTAGATGCAAATAAAGAGCAAATAGGTGAGGGTACCCAGATAGCTCTTGTCTTGAAAAAATTGAATCTTGACTCGATAGTAACTGGTATTTCAATAGATGCTCAGAAAGCAAAACAAGCTTTGAAACAGGCTAAGATTGAATCTAAATTTATTGAAGAAAAAAATACGACAATAGGACAGCAAGAATTATTAGATTATTTAAAAGATAATTTGAAAATGGGCGATATTCTTGTAGTAGCAGGAAAATTTGTTGGAATAGACCCAGATTTTTTAATAGATTTGGCCACTGTTGCGGCAAAGAATATGGTTCATACTGTTGTAGATGTGCCGTATGCAAGAGTGTTGGATATTTTACCTTTACATCCTTTACTTGTTAAGCCAAATAGAACTGAACTTAAGGCTTGGTATGGTAAACAAGACGAAACTTTGAGTATTAAAGATGAAATTGAACTAGCTCATGATATGGTAGTGCAAGGTGCTGATCATGTTTTATTATCTTTGGGAAAAGATGGTGCGGCAATTGTTAACTTAATGCATGCTTATCTTGCAGCTGCTCCAGAAATTGAATTTAAGAATAACCAAGGAACGGGAGCAACAATTTTGGCGACATTCTTAGCGGGAATGCTCAAAAATCATGTGCCCGTTCGTAATCTGGCTGATAGCATTGCAGCTGCTAGTGATACTGCACGTAAAGATGACTTAACTGACTTTAAAGAAGTTGCAGAATTACAAAAATTAATTATGGCAGAGAAAATAACTTTTGAAGAAGCTAAATAA
- a CDS encoding SLAP domain-containing protein — protein sequence MDGKSLYVTGLSSIPVIQAAANNSSANSTVKAGTNNAGSPVAKVVSGSVAVHKTPNGATTGQNLGTGSSWKVTGRQQVNGSWWYRVGTNQWIDGKSLYVTGLSSIPVVNSTTTSNNSSSNKTSSNSNATSGVGHINYVPGYGINLWIGYGSDAHWSGRRLPHGTRWKFYNKVTVNGKTWYNLGGNQWIDGSYFVVD from the coding sequence ATTGACGGCAAGAGCTTATACGTAACTGGTTTAAGTTCAATCCCAGTTATTCAAGCTGCGGCAAATAATTCTAGTGCTAATAGTACCGTTAAAGCAGGTACTAATAACGCAGGTAGCCCAGTAGCAAAAGTTGTTTCAGGCAGCGTTGCAGTCCACAAGACACCAAATGGTGCAACAACCGGCCAAAACTTAGGTACTGGCTCAAGCTGGAAGGTAACAGGTAGACAACAAGTAAACGGCTCATGGTGGTATCGTGTAGGTACTAACCAATGGATCGATGGTAAGAGTTTATACGTAACTGGTTTAAGTTCAATTCCAGTTGTAAATTCAACTACTACTTCAAATAATTCAAGTTCTAACAAGACTAGTTCAAACAGTAATGCTACTTCAGGTGTTGGACATATTAATTATGTACCTGGATATGGTATTAACTTATGGATTGGTTATGGTAGTGATGCACATTGGTCAGGCCGTCGCTTACCACATGGTACTAGATGGAAGTTCTACAATAAGGTAACTGTTAATGGTAAGACTTGGTACAATTTAGGTGGTAACCAATGGATTGATGGTTCATACTTTGTAGTTGACTAA
- a CDS encoding glycoside hydrolase family 73 protein, producing MKKRTFTGMATAAALTAAGISVTNSLEKKANPSQGVVQAATTAQATQAAQTQQTTQAQTPQQQFLNKAIPAATTASSNYGTYTSVMIAQAALESGWGQSTLAQEPNNNLFGIKGSYNGQSVNMGTTEYGSNGYYDTTSQFRKYPSYTESFNDNGALLRNGISGSNSFYSGTWVENNNSGTQATQGLQGKYATDPQYAAKLNQVIQANNLTQYDPVIKKVNETKTVIQDTAITKAPVDTNVASAVGTAKKGQQLLVTEYITYGNGVSHALTNLGWVNATAFGMGKTTSQAPTNPAKPTSPQNTVDKNKYTIHPVSEVVTVAGTGSAGLKVRSTPNGTATGQVLKEGTRWKVSGYVIADDGFRYNKVGTNQWINDVYCSHLNETAPATPKYTVTNVTDVATVANNSVPVWNAPSEAKGKTTGQILKTTTRWKVTGITTVNNHRWLRVGTNQWIDSNHVTLDSQKSVADKVTTVEKTKSTTLSSNQTKSRGVLTINYRDDQAVTVWNQPGGQPTGKYLTNKTSWRFFAIKEEYGATWYNLGGNQWVAAQYVYVR from the coding sequence ATGAAGAAAAGAACATTCACCGGTATGGCTACCGCCGCAGCATTGACCGCTGCTGGTATATCGGTTACCAACAGTCTTGAAAAGAAGGCAAACCCTTCTCAAGGCGTAGTTCAAGCTGCAACAACTGCTCAGGCAACACAAGCAGCTCAAACGCAACAAACCACGCAGGCTCAAACCCCACAACAACAATTTTTGAATAAGGCGATTCCTGCGGCTACTACTGCATCATCTAATTATGGAACTTATACTTCTGTAATGATTGCTCAAGCTGCACTTGAATCTGGTTGGGGTCAGTCTACTCTAGCTCAAGAGCCTAATAATAACTTGTTTGGAATTAAAGGTTCTTACAACGGCCAATCAGTTAATATGGGAACTACTGAATATGGCTCTAATGGTTATTACGATACTACTAGTCAATTTAGAAAGTATCCATCTTACACTGAATCATTCAATGATAATGGCGCTTTATTAAGAAATGGAATTAGTGGCTCAAATAGTTTTTATTCAGGTACCTGGGTAGAAAATAACAATTCTGGTACGCAAGCTACTCAAGGATTACAAGGTAAGTATGCAACTGATCCACAATATGCTGCTAAGCTTAACCAAGTTATTCAAGCCAATAATTTAACCCAATATGATCCAGTGATTAAAAAGGTTAATGAAACCAAAACTGTTATTCAGGATACAGCTATCACTAAAGCACCTGTTGATACTAATGTTGCTAGTGCAGTTGGAACAGCTAAAAAGGGCCAACAACTCTTAGTAACGGAATACATTACTTATGGTAATGGTGTAAGTCATGCTTTAACTAATTTAGGTTGGGTTAATGCGACCGCCTTTGGCATGGGAAAGACTACTTCTCAAGCTCCAACTAATCCTGCAAAACCAACTTCACCTCAAAATACAGTAGATAAGAATAAATATACTATTCATCCAGTAAGCGAAGTTGTTACTGTTGCAGGTACTGGTTCAGCTGGATTAAAAGTACGTAGTACGCCAAATGGTACTGCAACTGGTCAAGTGCTAAAAGAAGGTACTCGCTGGAAGGTTAGTGGTTATGTCATTGCTGATGATGGTTTCCGCTACAATAAAGTAGGTACCAACCAATGGATTAATGATGTATATTGTTCACATCTTAATGAAACTGCTCCAGCTACACCTAAGTACACAGTTACTAATGTCACTGATGTAGCTACAGTAGCGAATAATAGTGTGCCAGTTTGGAATGCTCCAAGCGAAGCAAAAGGAAAGACAACGGGACAAATTTTAAAGACCACTACTCGCTGGAAAGTTACTGGAATTACGACTGTTAATAATCATCGCTGGTTGCGCGTTGGTACTAACCAGTGGATTGATTCCAACCATGTAACTTTAGATAGCCAAAAATCTGTTGCTGATAAGGTAACCACAGTTGAAAAAACAAAATCTACTACTTTAAGTTCTAATCAAACTAAGAGTAGGGGTGTTTTAACTATTAATTATCGTGATGATCAGGCGGTAACAGTTTGGAACCAGCCTGGTGGTCAACCAACAGGTAAGTATTTAACTAATAAGACAAGTTGGAGATTCTTTGCAATCAAAGAAGAATATGGTGCAACTTGGTATAACTTGGGTGGTAATCAATGGGTAGCTGCTCAATATGTTTATGTAAGATAA
- a CDS encoding SLAP domain-containing protein translates to MKKQIASFLTLLIAILGVGIGLTTNTAHAATETPVSGILTVKYNGRGGVNLLDSKGKYQNQYVKRNSKWKVFAKANINGRLMYRIGNEHQWIPATYANVETAAPTKSVAKAVKKNTTHSSHGNNVTLVGNKRTKVYHLAGQEAYRISPANRIYFHSVAEAQAAGYRQSKR, encoded by the coding sequence ATGAAAAAGCAAATTGCAAGTTTCCTTACATTATTAATCGCCATCTTAGGAGTAGGAATTGGATTGACTACAAATACTGCTCATGCTGCCACTGAAACACCTGTCTCAGGTATTTTAACTGTAAAGTATAATGGTAGAGGTGGCGTTAACTTACTTGATAGTAAGGGTAAATATCAAAATCAATATGTAAAACGTAATAGTAAGTGGAAGGTCTTTGCTAAAGCAAACATCAATGGTAGATTAATGTATCGCATTGGTAATGAACATCAATGGATTCCAGCTACTTATGCGAACGTTGAAACTGCAGCTCCTACTAAGTCAGTTGCTAAAGCTGTCAAGAAGAATACTACGCATTCTAGTCATGGCAATAATGTTACTTTGGTAGGTAATAAACGCACTAAGGTTTACCACTTAGCTGGACAAGAAGCTTATAGAATTAGTCCCGCTAACCGTATTTATTTCCATTCTGTAGCTGAAGCACAAGCTGCTGGTTACCGTCAATCAAAAAGATAA
- a CDS encoding glycerophosphodiester phosphodiesterase yields the protein MKVLKLLLGLMILPIVFGFSNIAHRGDNEEGKYVEHSYQAYDRAAAGGADYLELDIHQTKDGVLVVSHDDNLSRVFGVDKVITLTDYKDLKNYRNRANEPLHTLEEVFERYRSVPKLKFMIETKNKTKKIGMEPELVDLIQKYHFTDRVLIESFSIQSLKQVKKLDPQIKTCLLGNQYTQVGENDYYANGNYSEKIANYLKDHHKKYLVWGVDTKNQMNYFINNKMVEGVLTNYPIKLARIKREKRQLWLPINGNIYLATKNARPQKFMKRGRQHPIQKHLKVNHPYKLFKIAFRNHNLWYELGKNQWVKAEDISFYPPSCQSKSAPQLKIGMLQVISKRVKVYNSPKGKGHKNSNLKRNTKWQYFAIMTYKKQEYYNLGGNQWIDSKDVKVIR from the coding sequence ATGAAGGTATTAAAGTTATTATTAGGATTAATGATCTTGCCAATAGTATTTGGCTTTTCTAATATTGCTCATCGTGGTGATAATGAAGAAGGAAAGTATGTGGAGCATTCTTATCAAGCGTATGATCGTGCAGCTGCTGGAGGCGCTGATTACTTGGAATTAGATATCCACCAGACAAAAGATGGGGTATTAGTGGTAAGTCATGATGATAATTTAAGTCGAGTCTTTGGCGTAGATAAGGTAATTACTCTAACTGACTATAAAGATTTGAAGAACTACCGTAATCGTGCAAATGAACCTCTTCATACTTTAGAGGAAGTTTTTGAGCGTTATCGGTCTGTTCCTAAATTAAAATTTATGATTGAAACTAAAAACAAAACTAAGAAGATAGGAATGGAGCCGGAACTAGTTGATTTAATCCAAAAATATCATTTTACTGATAGAGTTTTAATTGAATCATTTTCTATTCAATCATTGAAGCAGGTCAAAAAGCTTGATCCCCAGATTAAGACCTGTCTTTTAGGTAATCAGTATACTCAGGTTGGTGAGAATGATTATTATGCCAATGGCAATTATTCAGAAAAAATTGCTAACTATCTAAAAGATCATCATAAAAAGTATTTAGTTTGGGGCGTTGATACTAAAAATCAGATGAACTATTTCATAAATAATAAGATGGTTGAAGGTGTATTGACGAATTATCCAATTAAACTTGCACGGATTAAAAGAGAAAAAAGACAGCTCTGGCTACCTATTAATGGAAATATCTATCTTGCGACTAAAAATGCTAGACCTCAAAAATTTATGAAGAGAGGTAGACAGCATCCTATACAAAAACATCTGAAAGTTAATCATCCCTATAAGTTATTTAAGATAGCGTTTCGTAATCATAATTTATGGTACGAACTTGGCAAAAATCAATGGGTTAAGGCCGAAGATATCAGTTTTTATCCGCCTTCTTGCCAAAGCAAATCAGCGCCACAATTAAAAATAGGTATGTTACAAGTAATTTCTAAAAGAGTTAAAGTTTATAATTCTCCTAAAGGTAAAGGACATAAAAATTCGAATTTGAAGCGAAATACTAAATGGCAATATTTTGCGATTATGACTTATAAAAAGCAGGAATATTATAATTTAGGTGGTAATCAGTGGATTGACAGCAAAGATGTAAAAGTAATAAGATAA
- a CDS encoding tyrosine-type recombinase/integrase → MGIYKAQNGTWFVNKSWTNEQGIRKYKTKRGFKTKGAAKEYELLLLNQIASGIDIFNNPIFVDYFDQWVKTYKGTLQDPRGSIRPNTLREYLLDSKRIHQGFGQTKLKQINRLRYQNFINEFGSNHSKSTVTKLHNHIRACVNTAIEDGLITKNFTQGIVLNYNPDKKRKTTYLEDHQIKQLLHYLIQHRNPASSGSYMIITILYTGLRESEAAGLTWDCIDFDNLTLTINKSWDYKAKTYGPTKNLASNRIIGISQKLATLLQELQGNHPTKVFWSKSHQTLPQSHSLINTLRHVLKKLNIDAPGVHIHSLRHSQVALLLNANINLYDIAQRLGHSEINTTQKFMPMNLRNIRL, encoded by the coding sequence ATGGGTATCTATAAAGCTCAAAATGGCACCTGGTTTGTTAACAAATCATGGACTAATGAACAAGGAATTCGCAAATACAAAACCAAGCGTGGTTTTAAAACAAAAGGAGCAGCTAAGGAATATGAACTTTTGCTGCTCAACCAAATAGCTAGCGGCATCGATATTTTTAACAATCCAATTTTTGTCGATTACTTTGACCAGTGGGTCAAAACCTATAAAGGTACGCTTCAAGATCCTCGCGGATCAATTCGACCAAATACTTTAAGAGAATACCTCCTCGACAGCAAACGAATTCATCAAGGATTCGGGCAAACCAAGTTAAAACAAATTAATCGTTTGCGTTATCAGAATTTTATTAACGAATTCGGTAGTAACCATTCAAAGTCCACCGTCACCAAGCTTCATAATCATATTCGAGCTTGTGTAAATACCGCAATTGAAGATGGCCTAATCACCAAAAACTTCACCCAGGGAATTGTCCTCAACTATAATCCCGATAAAAAACGCAAAACAACCTACCTAGAAGACCACCAAATTAAGCAATTACTCCATTATCTCATCCAGCACCGTAATCCAGCCAGTTCAGGAAGCTACATGATTATTACAATCCTTTACACTGGTTTAAGAGAAAGTGAAGCCGCCGGCCTCACTTGGGACTGCATTGACTTCGATAATCTTACCTTAACCATTAACAAGTCATGGGATTATAAGGCCAAAACCTATGGACCTACTAAAAATCTCGCTTCTAATCGAATAATTGGTATCTCTCAAAAGTTAGCAACCCTTTTGCAGGAGTTACAAGGCAATCATCCGACCAAAGTGTTTTGGTCAAAAAGTCACCAAACTCTGCCCCAATCTCACAGTTTAATCAATACATTACGTCATGTATTAAAAAAATTAAACATTGATGCACCAGGAGTTCACATTCACTCACTTCGGCACTCTCAAGTAGCCTTATTACTCAATGCCAACATCAACCTTTATGACATTGCGCAGCGATTAGGTCATAGTGAGATCAACACCACTCAAAAATTTATGCCTATGAATTTAAGAAATATCAGGCTTTAG